In Eriocheir sinensis breed Jianghai 21 chromosome 3, ASM2467909v1, whole genome shotgun sequence, a genomic segment contains:
- the LOC127005648 gene encoding putative peptidyl-prolyl cis-trans isomerase dodo yields MADSELPSGWEKRVSRSTGLTYYLNVYTKESQWDVPTEPAKPAAGTGSGGPDRVQCSHLLVKHAGSRRPSSWRQENITISKEEAIEQLKEYRAEITSGQSSFAELASRVSDCSSAKRGGDLGLFGRGAMQKPFEDAAFALKVGELSKIVDTDSGVHIILRTA; encoded by the exons ATGGCTGACTCCGAGCTGCCCTCAGGCTGGGAGAAGCGTGTCAGCCGATCCACAG GTTTGACTTACTACTTGAATGTGTACACCAAGGAGAGCCAGTGGGATGTGCCAACAGAGCCAGCCAAGCCAGCTGCAGGCACTGGTAGCGGTGGGCCAGACCGAGTCCAGTGTTCCCACCTGCTTGTGAAGCATGCAGGGTCACGCAGACCTTCCTCATGGCGTCAGGAAAACATAACCATCTCAAAGGAAGAAGCTATTGAACAACTGAAAG AATATCGTGCAGAAATCACATCTGGACAGTCTTCATTTGCAGAATTAGCTAGCAGG GTGTCTGACTGCAGCTCAGCCAAGCGTGGGGGAGATCTTGGGTTGTTTGGACGTGGAGCAATGCAGAAACCATTTGAGGATGCTGCATTTGCCTTAAAGGTTGGAGAATTAAGCAAGATAGTGGATACTGATTCAGGAGTTCACATTATTTTGCGCACAGCATAA
- the LOC127005647 gene encoding retinoblastoma-like protein 1, with protein sequence MTDTEPSLATKRKYNDLSLDLNLDQVTADEAWANYDNIKLKYTLEGEQLTWLACALYAACRRRSVPTVGGRPGNMIQGNCVSLTRMLQHCNLPLTEFIKKMKSWLAMSHFDEGFCRRVDLLERNFAVSNNIFKKYKPIFLDLFKNPANDLPRAPRSRKQRRPPCNSTELFHFCWTLYILIKGKYPSIPQDLVSCYSLLLASIDLIYRNVVLSNRKDLINPECEGVPADFLNSESSGNDLASWPVSIMDYLCEKFDGVLVETKVVREYYWNKHIRDLIDKKVLKGGAEGTALLEQANFDHNVKEVKNAYEEYLLSYGEFDERMFLNEDEVVTGSIGASPPSTRAAHLESPVDSSSMRQARRNLVQSFDGDLHLVPLTPITGRRYTINRPNIGTTPLTVVTSGLQKLYALLAGRKNSPSEELQEMFKTCKENPEEKIAALVADMSEEFCRLYTQSTEDYNGPSMDFAKMRLQMGQILYYTFLEHILMDEKRRGVDLMLILQEEMFHKTLFTCCLEIVLRSYNDPRRFPWSLQVGQVEPYYFIRIIEPVIRSEKQSDNQLSRELVKHLKGIEEQILDSLAWKGDSSLWQILQNGDIPSCQDVNFSDQLETEMNSTTPSVGLATTPMSPAAKLFSDKATPINLQLSPLSTISERFQSPMSQSSARRTLFPPSTTTTTINNPVPTLTVSKSSLLNRGTTGTSVVTTSAPSNIQKTPNLITVQGATRTADTNAENNSEKTADPPSTDKKKDRPKRHGSLALFCRKFYTLANMRLRELCDRLDVNEKELRKKIWTCFEHSIIHYTELMQDRHMDQMIMCAIYITCKVTGNDRIFQEIMKHYRSQPQAASHVYRSVLISRSNTPSQVKYEGSKGQQGGSAPPATPNQMTGTSTSFDQEERGDLIKFYNQVYVQRMKAFALKFRAALEGDLPPLSPLPVVRHTPVSPRRRISSNHSVYINNLSPVKGSTAMSPRKPLPYYFNRSPAKDLMVINNMLKTKVMGAKRMLAEKDFVGLELKRPLMSGMCRRIQGVMGDRLSGTPTLDLQQDSDGTPETSSLPQNGHAAEPSSEDYSSADQP encoded by the exons GTTGACAGAATTCATCAAGAAGATGAAATCATGGCTGGCAATGTCCCATTTTGATGAAGGATTCTGTCGAAGAGTTGATCTTTTGGAAAGGAATTTTGCTGTCTCCAATAACATCTTCAAGAAATACAAACCCATATTCTTAGACTTATTTAAGAATCCAGCAAATGACCTGCCCAGAGCTCCTCGATCTCGCAAGCAGAGGAGACCACCATGCAATTCAACAGAACTTTTCCACTTCTGTTGGACTCTATATATTTTGATTAAAG GGAAATATCCAAGTATCCCACAGGACCTTGTAAGCTGCTACTCACTGCTGTTAGCCTCCATTGATCTCATCTACCGAAATGTGGTGCTATCTAATAGAAAGGATCTCATCAACCCCGAGTGTGAAG GGGTTCCAGCTGACTTCTTGAACAGTGAGTCCAGTGGAAATGACTTGGCGTCATGGCCAGTCTCCATCATGGACTATTTGTGTGAAAAGTTTGATGGTGTGCTTGTGGAGACGAAGGTAGTGAGGGAGTACTACTGGAACAAGCACATCAGAGACCTCATAGACAAAAAG GTATTGAAAGGAGGGGCTGAAGGTACTGCACTCCTGGAGCAAGCAAACTTTGACCACAACGTGAAAGAAGTGAAGAATGCCTATGAAGAATATTTACTAAGCTATGGTGAATTTGACGAGAGAATGTTCCTGAATGAAGATGAGGTTGTGACAGGTTCCATCGGAGCATCTCCACCCTCGACTAGAGCAGCACATTTGGAGTCCCCAGTTGACTCGTCTTCCATGAGACAAGCTAGAAGAAACTTGGTTCAG TCATTTGACGGAGACTTGCACCTTGTACCGCTGACTCCCATCACTGGTCGGCGATACACCATAAACCGGCCAAACATTGGTACGACGCCCCTCACAGTGGTTACTTCAGGACTGCAGAAGCTGTATGCCCTCCTTGCTGGCAGAAAAAATAGTCCAAGTGAAGAGTTGCAGGAAATGTTCAA AACTTGCAAAGAAAATCCAGAAGAAAAAATAGCAGCTTTGGTTGCAGATATGAGTGAAGAGTTTTGCCGTCTGTACACACAATCAACAGAGGACTACAATGGGCCTAGTATGGACTTTGCCAAGATGAGGCTGCAAATGGGCCAGATTCTTTACTACACCTTTTTAGAACACATACTgatggatgaaaagagaagaggggttgacttaatg tTGATTCTACAAGAAGAAATGTTCCATAAGACACTTTTCACTTGCTGCCTGGAAATAGTGCTGAGGTCATACAACGATCCACGACGCTTCCCATGGTCATTGCAA GTTGGTCAAGTTGAACCCTATTATTTCATTCGGATCATTGAGCCTGTCATCCGCTCTGAGAAGCAATCAGACAACCAACTCTCCAGGGAATTAGTGAAGCATCTCAAGGGG ATTGAAGAACAGATCCTAGATTCTCTTGCATGGAAGGGAGATTCTTCTTTGTGGCAGATCCTACAGAATGGCGATATACCATCATGTCAGGATGTTAACTTCTCTGATCAGCTGGAGACTGAAATGAATTCTACCACTCCTTCAGTTGGACTTGCCACAACACCCATGTCTCCAGCAGCTAAACTATTCAGTGACAAAGCAACCCCAATCA ACCTGCAGCTGTCTCCATTGTCCACCATCTCAGAAAGGTTCCAGTCTCCAATGAGTCAGTCGTCAGCAAGAAGGACACTTTTCCCAccatccacaacaacaacaacaataaacaatccTGTCCCAACACTTACAGTTTCAAAGTCTTCATTACTCAACCGAGGAACTACCGGCACATCTGTAGTCACAACGTCTGCTCCTTCTAACATCCAGAAAACACCCAACCTCATCACTGTACAG GGAGCAACAAGGACTGCAGACACCAATGCAGAGAACAACTCAGAGAAAACAGCTGATCCACCCAGCACAGACAAGAAGAAGGACAGACCAAAAAGGCACGGCTCCTTGGCCTTATTCTGTCGAAAG tTCTACACCTTGGCCAACATGAGGTTACGGGAGCTGTGTGACAGACTGGATGTGAATGAGAAAGAGCTCAGAAAAAAAATCTGGACATGCTTTGAACACTCAATAATTCATTACACAGAATTGATGCAAGACAGACACATGGACCAGATGATCATGTGTGCTATATATATTACATGTAAAGTCACTGGAAATGACCGCATATTTCAAGAAATAATGAAGCACTATAGAAGCCAGCCTCAGGCAGCCTCGCATGTCTACCGCAGTGTCTTAATATCAAGATCTAATACTCCATCTCAAGTCAAATATGAAG GTTCTAAAGGGCAACAGGGAGGAAGTGCTCCACCAGCAACACCAAACCAGATGACTGGAACTTCAACCAGCTTTgaccaagaggaaagaggagacctaatcaAATTCTACAATCAAGTTTATGTACAAAGAATGAAAGCTTTTGCTTTGAAATTCAGAGCAGCCCTAGAG GGTGATCTTCCTCCATTGTCACCCTTGCCTGTAGTGCGGCACACACCTGTCTCTCCACGACGAAGAATCTCTTCAAACCATTCTGTGTACATCAACAACCTGAGCCCAGTGAAGGGCAGCACAGCAATGTCCCCTCGAAAGCCACTGCCATATTACTTCAATCGCAGTCCAGCCAAG GACTTGATGGTCATCAATAATATGCTGAAGACTAAGGTTATGGGAGCTAAGCGCATGTTGGCAGAGAAAGACTTTGTTGGGCTGGAATTAAAACGCCCTTTGATGAGTGGCATGTGCAGACGCATCCAGGGAGTAATGGGTGACCGCCTGTCTGGCACACCAACTCTAGACCTCCAGCAGGACTCTGATGGTACTCCAGAGACATCATCACTACCACAGAACGGTCATGCTGCAGAACCTTCCAGTGAGGACTATTCCAGTGCAGATCAGCCATAG